One stretch of Rhodoferax lithotrophicus DNA includes these proteins:
- a CDS encoding phosphomannomutase/phosphoglucomutase, which produces MKLNSSIFKAYDIRGIVPSTIDAAMAQALGRAFGTVALREGQTQVAVGRDGRLSGPELSTALTRGLADVGVEVIDIGLATTPMLYFAANTLCASGIQVTGSHNPKDYNGFKMVLAGRAIYGDEIQNLRRIMEDESWELRAGGQIRHVDVLADYTARIVGDIKLSRPLKIVVDSGNGIAGASAPGILRAIGCEVTELFSEVDGNFPNHHPDPSKPENLRDVMAALKAGDAELGLAFDGDGDRLGIVTKDGNTIYPDRQMMLFAADVLKRVPGGTILFDVKCSQRLAPAIEAAGGVPMMFKTGHSLIKAKMKEINSPLGGEMSGHVFFKERWYGFDDGTYAGCRLLEILSQSADANGVLNALPTSFSTPELNVKCAEGQPHTLVEQLVATVHFPAPATLNTIDGLRVDWPDGFGLIRASNTTPVLVLRFEGHTPEALNRIQTDMMALLHQVMPGAVTDEAAH; this is translated from the coding sequence ATGAAGCTTAACTCCAGCATTTTCAAAGCCTATGACATTCGGGGCATCGTGCCCAGCACCATTGATGCCGCCATGGCGCAAGCCTTGGGTCGCGCCTTTGGCACCGTGGCCTTGCGTGAAGGTCAAACCCAGGTTGCCGTGGGCCGTGATGGCCGTCTGAGCGGGCCGGAGTTGAGTACTGCCCTGACGCGTGGTCTGGCTGACGTGGGTGTGGAGGTGATTGACATTGGCTTGGCCACCACCCCCATGTTGTACTTTGCGGCCAACACGTTGTGCGCCAGCGGTATCCAGGTCACCGGCAGTCACAACCCCAAGGATTACAACGGCTTCAAGATGGTGCTGGCAGGCCGGGCCATTTATGGTGACGAAATCCAGAACCTGCGTCGCATCATGGAAGATGAGAGCTGGGAATTACGTGCCGGTGGCCAGATTCGCCATGTGGATGTGCTGGCCGATTACACCGCACGGATTGTGGGTGACATCAAGCTGTCTCGCCCCCTGAAGATTGTGGTGGATAGTGGCAACGGCATTGCGGGTGCCTCTGCCCCCGGCATTCTGCGCGCCATTGGCTGCGAGGTGACCGAGCTGTTCAGCGAGGTGGATGGCAACTTCCCCAACCATCACCCGGACCCCAGCAAGCCCGAGAACCTGCGTGATGTGATGGCTGCCCTGAAAGCTGGTGATGCCGAGCTGGGTCTGGCCTTTGATGGTGATGGTGACCGTCTGGGCATCGTCACCAAAGACGGCAACACCATTTACCCGGATCGGCAGATGATGTTGTTTGCCGCCGATGTGCTCAAGCGCGTGCCCGGCGGCACGATTTTGTTTGACGTGAAGTGTTCACAGCGCCTGGCACCCGCCATTGAGGCGGCGGGTGGTGTGCCGATGATGTTCAAAACCGGTCATTCGCTCATCAAAGCCAAGATGAAAGAAATCAACTCCCCATTGGGGGGGGAGATGAGCGGCCACGTCTTCTTCAAGGAGCGTTGGTATGGTTTTGATGATGGTACGTATGCCGGTTGTCGTCTGCTGGAGATTTTGAGCCAGTCGGCCGATGCCAATGGGGTGCTCAACGCCTTGCCCACCAGCTTTTCCACGCCAGAGCTGAACGTCAAGTGCGCGGAAGGGCAGCCTCATACGCTGGTTGAGCAACTGGTCGCTACGGTTCATTTCCCGGCCCCAGCCACTCTCAACACCATTGACGGCCTGCGCGTGGATTGGCCCGATGGTTTTGGGCTGATTCGCGCCTCCAACACCACACCGGTGCTGGTGCTGCGTTTTGAAGGTCATACACCAGAGGCTTTGAACCGCATCCAGACCGACATGATGGCCCTGTTGCATCAGGTGATGCCCGGCGCGGTAACCGATGAGGCTGCGCATTGA
- a CDS encoding AlkA N-terminal domain-containing protein, with protein MNSPDTPDDMDACYLALKAHDARFDGRFFTGVTSTGIYCRPVCRVRTPKRENCRFFNLAAQAEHAGFRPCLRCRPELAPRQLMPGMSTGKAWSMQDASAILATQAAALMDAPAPSGLPAMTVQRLALRLGISDRHLRRIFEAQMGVSPLQYLQTRRLLSAKQLLTDTSLAVAQVAELSGFASVRRFNTAFVTHYGLNPTQLRHTPESQHTPASKEGIHVRLSYRPPYDVAAMLHFLATRQITGLEVMDPINASLGKTMALHNGQHLATGWVQARWDEARCRVNLQVSDALAEVLPQVIARVRALLDLDADPQAINQVLHNHFPQGDGLRLPGTLDGFELAVRAVLGQQITVAAARTLAERLVTHFGEPIVTPLAGLSRLFPTPQALVAASADALGALGIVKQRQAAIQALARAVTSGELCLDTVADVPSTMAQLQTLPGIGDWTANYIAMRALHWPDAFPSGDVALHKALGVRNTPLPAKAALTASHAWQPWRSYAVIRAWATLPRHTKPDKSTQ; from the coding sequence ATGAACAGTCCCGACACCCCTGATGATATGGATGCCTGCTACCTCGCGCTCAAGGCACATGATGCGCGGTTTGATGGCCGGTTTTTCACGGGCGTGACATCAACCGGTATTTATTGCCGCCCGGTATGCCGCGTGCGCACGCCCAAGCGGGAAAACTGCCGTTTTTTCAACCTGGCCGCGCAGGCCGAGCATGCCGGTTTTCGCCCCTGCCTGCGCTGCCGCCCGGAACTCGCCCCGCGCCAGTTGATGCCTGGCATGAGTACCGGGAAGGCCTGGTCGATGCAGGATGCCTCGGCCATTCTGGCAACTCAGGCTGCAGCGCTCATGGACGCTCCTGCACCTTCAGGCCTCCCTGCGATGACGGTGCAGCGCCTGGCCCTGCGGCTGGGCATCAGCGACCGCCATCTGCGCCGCATTTTTGAGGCGCAGATGGGGGTATCACCCCTGCAGTACCTGCAAACGCGCCGGTTACTGAGTGCCAAACAGCTGCTCACCGATACTTCGCTGGCCGTGGCCCAGGTGGCCGAGCTCAGCGGCTTTGCCAGTGTGCGGCGCTTCAACACCGCCTTTGTCACCCACTACGGCCTGAACCCGACGCAGTTGCGCCACACCCCTGAATCACAACACACGCCTGCCAGCAAAGAGGGCATTCATGTCCGGCTGAGCTACCGGCCCCCTTACGATGTGGCGGCCATGCTGCACTTCTTGGCGACCCGTCAAATCACCGGGCTGGAGGTGATGGACCCCATAAACGCCAGCCTGGGCAAAACCATGGCGCTGCACAACGGCCAACATCTCGCTACGGGCTGGGTGCAGGCCCGTTGGGACGAAGCACGCTGCCGCGTCAACCTGCAGGTAAGCGACGCTTTGGCAGAGGTGCTGCCGCAGGTCATCGCCCGTGTGCGTGCGCTGCTGGACCTGGATGCCGACCCGCAGGCCATCAACCAAGTGCTGCACAACCATTTTCCCCAGGGCGACGGCTTGCGCCTGCCCGGCACGCTGGATGGTTTTGAGCTGGCGGTGCGCGCGGTGCTGGGCCAGCAAATCACGGTGGCGGCAGCACGCACACTGGCTGAGCGGCTGGTGACACACTTTGGCGAACCCATCGTCACCCCGCTGGCCGGGTTGAGCCGCTTGTTTCCAACGCCCCAGGCCCTGGTGGCAGCCAGCGCCGATGCCCTAGGTGCTTTGGGTATCGTCAAGCAAAGACAGGCGGCCATTCAGGCACTGGCCCGTGCGGTGACCAGTGGTGAGCTGTGCCTGGACACGGTGGCCGATGTTCCCAGCACCATGGCCCAATTGCAGACCCTGCCCGGCATCGGTGACTGGACAGCCAACTACATTGCCATGCGCGCCCTGCACTGGCCCGATGCGTTTCCCTCCGGTGATGTGGCCTTACACAAAGCCCTGGGCGTGCGGAATACACCCCTCCCCGCCAAGGCCGCACTGACGGCATCCCACGCCTGGCAACCCTGGCGCAGTTATGCGGTGATCCGAGCCTGGGCCACCCTGCCCCGACACACCAAGCCCGACAAGTCCACTCAATAG
- a CDS encoding DMT family transporter has protein sequence MKSSSHSKPWLVEFVLLGAIWGSSFLFTRFGVAEFGAIPTAGLRVAIAALCLLPLLLARGQWPALRQHWKKIFLMGLFNSGIPFALYAYALLSISTGLSSLLNATVPLFGAMVAWLWLKDRPHGMKIVGLLIGFIGVAMLAWGKASFKPDASGLATGWAVLACLGACLCYGISASFTKRYLSGQPSLVIATGSQIGAALGLALPTLWLWPSQMPSLTAWLALLAVGVLCTGVAYVLYFRLIDKVGAAGSLTVTFLIPVFAVLYGVVFLGEAVTGWMVLCGSIILSGTALSMGLLKRAG, from the coding sequence TTGAAATCCTCTTCCCACTCCAAACCTTGGCTTGTTGAATTTGTACTGCTGGGGGCCATCTGGGGTTCCTCCTTTTTGTTCACCCGGTTTGGCGTGGCTGAATTTGGGGCTATCCCCACGGCCGGCCTGCGGGTGGCGATTGCCGCGCTGTGTTTGCTACCGCTGCTGCTGGCCCGTGGGCAGTGGCCTGCGCTGCGCCAGCACTGGAAAAAAATCTTCCTGATGGGGCTGTTCAACTCCGGCATTCCTTTTGCGCTGTACGCCTATGCCTTGCTGTCCATCAGCACCGGTTTGTCGTCCCTGCTGAACGCCACCGTGCCGCTGTTTGGGGCCATGGTGGCCTGGTTGTGGCTCAAAGACCGCCCACACGGCATGAAGATCGTGGGGCTGCTGATTGGCTTCATAGGGGTCGCCATGCTGGCCTGGGGCAAAGCCAGTTTCAAACCCGATGCCTCGGGGCTGGCCACCGGCTGGGCGGTGCTGGCGTGTTTGGGGGCTTGCCTGTGCTACGGCATTTCGGCCAGCTTCACCAAGCGTTACCTGAGTGGCCAGCCCTCACTGGTGATTGCCACCGGCAGCCAGATCGGTGCAGCTCTTGGGCTGGCACTGCCTACCCTGTGGTTGTGGCCCAGCCAGATGCCCAGCCTCACCGCCTGGCTGGCCTTGCTGGCGGTGGGTGTGCTGTGCACCGGGGTGGCCTATGTGCTGTATTTCCGCCTGATTGACAAGGTCGGCGCAGCCGGCTCCCTGACCGTCACCTTTTTGATCCCGGTGTTTGCGGTGCTCTACGGCGTGGTGTTTTTGGGCGAGGCCGTCACCGGCTGGATGGTGCTGTGCGGCAGCATCATTTTGTCGGGCACTGCCTTGTCCATGGGTTTACTGAAAAGGGCTGGCTGA
- the waaC gene encoding lipopolysaccharide heptosyltransferase I, with protein sequence MKILIVKLSSLGDVVHAMPAVQDIVREHPGAQIDWVVERGFVPLVRRCKGVRRVIAVDLRQWRQSPFSAETRRAWALFKNELQQERYDAVIDLQGLTKSALVSWLARLSRGGKRYGLANQTEGSGFEAPTRWVADVAFHLPTHSHAVTRSRELCALALHHTAPIDMNFGLETHKDKAQEAIKNIAFRRGLRGMVALVHGTSRADKEWPLEHWRELAQRLNEAGFGVALPHGNQAEEQVSNAIAYGLEHAQVWPRLALDALADALATCFGVIGVDSGLSHIAVALDLPHVQLYNFDTAWRTGPLPHAVAEQPPYQCSVFAQPAPSVDAVWQAWCAVLSA encoded by the coding sequence TTGAAAATTCTGATTGTCAAACTGTCTTCGCTGGGTGATGTGGTGCATGCCATGCCCGCGGTGCAGGATATCGTGCGGGAGCACCCTGGTGCACAGATTGATTGGGTGGTCGAACGTGGTTTTGTGCCGCTGGTGCGCCGCTGCAAAGGTGTACGCCGGGTGATTGCGGTGGACTTGCGCCAGTGGCGTCAAAGCCCTTTCAGTGCAGAAACCCGGCGCGCCTGGGCGCTTTTCAAAAACGAATTACAGCAGGAACGTTATGACGCGGTGATTGATTTGCAGGGTTTAACCAAATCCGCGCTGGTGTCCTGGCTGGCTCGCCTGAGCCGTGGCGGCAAGCGTTATGGTTTGGCCAATCAAACCGAAGGTTCCGGCTTTGAAGCCCCGACCCGTTGGGTGGCTGATGTGGCTTTTCACCTGCCCACGCACAGCCATGCCGTGACACGCTCGCGTGAATTATGTGCCTTGGCGCTGCATCATACCGCTCCTATTGATATGAACTTTGGGCTTGAAACCCATAAGGATAAAGCGCAAGAAGCTATTAAAAATATAGCATTCAGGCGCGGCCTTCGCGGTATGGTGGCACTGGTGCATGGCACCTCGCGGGCGGATAAGGAGTGGCCACTGGAACACTGGCGTGAACTGGCGCAGCGGCTCAATGAGGCCGGTTTTGGCGTGGCTTTGCCGCATGGCAACCAGGCCGAAGAGCAGGTCTCCAACGCGATTGCTTATGGTTTGGAGCATGCCCAGGTATGGCCCCGTTTGGCGCTGGATGCACTCGCCGATGCGCTGGCCACCTGCTTTGGCGTGATTGGGGTGGACAGTGGTCTGAGCCACATTGCCGTGGCACTGGATCTGCCGCATGTACAGCTGTACAACTTTGACACGGCTTGGCGTACCGGCCCCTTGCCCCATGCCGTCGCAGAACAGCCACCTTACCAGTGCAGTGTGTTTGCCCAACCTGCCCCCAGTGTGGACGCCGTCTGGCAGGCTTGGTGTGCGGTGCTCAGTGCTTGA
- a CDS encoding 3-deoxy-D-manno-octulosonic acid transferase — translation MIRWFYSCLMWLAQPLLKRKLLRRSQQEPGYAQHLPERFGHYDQAVPPHSGPTVWLHAVSLGETRAAAVLIAALRAQWPHMRLLLTHGTATGRAEGQKLLATGDLQAWQPWDTPAAVQRFLAHFRPQLGILMETEVWPNLVLGCQLQAVPLVLVNARLSDKSRQQAQRLAWLARPAFTALTAVWAQTQADAQRLQSLGAKVEGVMGNLKFDATPNPTQVMQGRAWREQCPQPVVMLASSREGEEQALLDILKRFWLPVQTHQAQDATDSVVLKVQWLVVPRHPQRFDAVATLIQSQGFAVQRRSAWPASGPNPTAGQPTIWLGDSLGEMALYYGLADVALLGGSFEPLGGQNLIEAAACACPVVMGPHTFNFAEAAEKALAAGAAQRSANLAQAVDRACELSLSDNRLLVARESARHFAQSHQGAAQRLAAALMPFLAE, via the coding sequence ATGATTCGCTGGTTTTACTCGTGCCTGATGTGGCTGGCGCAACCACTGCTCAAGCGCAAGCTGCTGCGCCGTAGCCAGCAGGAACCCGGCTACGCCCAGCATCTTCCTGAGCGATTTGGCCATTACGACCAAGCCGTGCCCCCACATTCCGGCCCCACCGTCTGGTTACATGCCGTGTCGCTGGGTGAAACCCGAGCGGCCGCTGTGTTGATCGCGGCCTTGCGGGCGCAGTGGCCTCACATGCGCCTGTTGCTCACTCACGGCACGGCCACCGGGCGTGCTGAAGGTCAAAAGCTGCTGGCCACAGGGGATCTGCAAGCCTGGCAGCCGTGGGACACACCGGCTGCAGTGCAGCGGTTTTTGGCCCATTTCAGGCCCCAGTTGGGCATCCTGATGGAAACCGAAGTCTGGCCCAATCTGGTATTGGGTTGCCAGCTGCAAGCTGTGCCGCTGGTGTTGGTGAATGCCCGGCTCAGTGACAAATCGCGCCAACAAGCGCAGCGCCTGGCCTGGCTGGCGCGCCCGGCGTTTACGGCGTTGACGGCCGTGTGGGCGCAAACCCAGGCTGATGCCCAGCGTCTGCAGTCCTTGGGAGCCAAAGTGGAAGGTGTGATGGGGAACCTGAAATTTGATGCTACCCCTAACCCCACCCAAGTGATGCAGGGCCGTGCCTGGCGCGAGCAGTGCCCCCAACCGGTGGTGATGCTGGCCAGCTCACGGGAAGGTGAAGAACAGGCTTTGCTGGATATTTTGAAGCGTTTTTGGCTTCCAGTGCAGACCCATCAAGCGCAAGATGCTACTGATTCTGTAGTATTAAAGGTACAGTGGCTGGTGGTGCCACGTCATCCACAGCGTTTTGATGCGGTGGCTACTTTGATTCAATCCCAGGGCTTTGCGGTGCAGCGCCGCAGTGCCTGGCCTGCCTCTGGCCCAAACCCGACGGCGGGGCAGCCGACGATCTGGCTGGGGGACTCGCTGGGTGAAATGGCGCTGTACTACGGCCTGGCTGATGTGGCTTTGCTGGGTGGCAGCTTTGAGCCCTTGGGAGGGCAAAACCTCATCGAAGCTGCGGCCTGCGCTTGCCCGGTGGTGATGGGGCCTCACACATTCAACTTTGCGGAAGCTGCAGAAAAAGCCTTGGCTGCAGGTGCCGCGCAGCGCTCTGCCAACCTGGCACAAGCAGTTGATAGGGCCTGTGAGTTGTCTTTGAGCGACAACCGATTACTCGTTGCCCGGGAATCAGCTCGGCACTTTGCCCAGTCCCACCAAGGTGCGGCCCAACGACTGGCTGCCGCATTGATGCCCTTCTTGGCCGAATAG
- a CDS encoding methylated-DNA--[protein]-cysteine S-methyltransferase — protein sequence MKLPDHTVCSHTPSPLGPITLAAAGDKLVGAWFEAQAHLPDLSRYAQAPDHPVLQQAARQLADYFAGQRHQFELPLDLSTGTTFQQKVWQALLGIPRGQTCSYKALSATIGQPAAVRAVGGAVGRNPLSIIVPCHRVVGSHGALTGYAGGLDRKTALLHLEGFL from the coding sequence ATGAAACTCCCCGACCATACCGTCTGTTCACACACCCCCAGCCCATTGGGGCCCATCACCCTGGCCGCAGCCGGTGACAAACTCGTGGGTGCCTGGTTTGAAGCTCAGGCCCACCTGCCCGATTTGTCCCGCTATGCCCAAGCCCCCGACCACCCGGTACTGCAACAAGCAGCCCGCCAGTTGGCCGACTACTTTGCCGGGCAGCGCCACCAGTTTGAGTTACCGCTGGACTTGAGCACCGGCACCACCTTTCAGCAAAAGGTGTGGCAGGCCCTGCTAGGCATCCCACGTGGGCAAACCTGCAGTTACAAAGCCTTGAGCGCCACCATTGGCCAGCCTGCGGCCGTACGCGCCGTAGGGGGTGCGGTGGGGCGCAACCCCTTGAGTATCATCGTGCCCTGTCACCGCGTGGTCGGCAGCCATGGAGCCCTGACCGGCTACGCTGGCGGGCTGGATCGCAAAACCGCCCTGCTGCATCTTGAAGGCTTCCTTTGA